From Bacteroidales bacterium:
TGCACTGGAATTATGCCCCCCGGCCCACCCGCAACGGGGATTTACCCAGGCCATATTTCGAAAATCAATGCCTTCGGTCCCGGTGAAAGCTGTCCACGTATGACCGCCGTCCGTACTGTAGGAAGCGCCACATTTTCTAAATTTGCTCATGCCTCCTGTACTGATCCAGGTATTGACAGTACCTGGAACATAAGCCAGGTTTGTTTGATACAGTGGCCCTGTGTAATCCACTGCCTCCCAGGATTCTCCGCCATCAAAGGTCTCATACAGTTTTAGATGTCCCGTTGTATTGAATACAAGTCCATGAGAGCTGTTTCGGAAAACAGGTATGAGGAAGTCAAGGACAGTCTCATAAACCTGGGTGACGGTCCAGGTGTACCCCTTATCGGTTGATTTAAAGATGCGTCCACAACTGGTACCGAACCAGAGCGTATCATTGATGGCTGAAAAGGGTCCGAACCAGCTCATTTCAGAGAAGATGGAAGGAGGAATACTGGCAGCGGGAACCGGGATCCAGTTTTCTCCGCCATTGCCGGTTACGAACATTTCATATGTACCATTACCGTCAACTACGGGATCACCCATACACCATCCATCATTTTCGTTAAAAAAATGTACACTCGAACATGTTGATTTATTGCTAAACGCGGCAGTATGCTGGCGTTCCCATGTATTTCCGCCATCCAATGTGATAAATATTCCCTGGGGAGCATTAACTGAAGTACTGAATAATGAAGCATAGGCCTTTTGTGCGCTTACACCCTGGATCATCGTAAAGGTGAGATCCTCACAATCAGGTATGTTGCCTGCCATCCAGGTTTCCCCTCCATTGATGGTTCGTGTGAATGCCTGACAGGGAACATTAAAGACATCGTTCCAATCCCTTGCAATGGCCCAGGCCACATTACTGTCGACAGCGGAAATGTAGTTAATGCAGTAGGGAGTCTGGAAACCACTTGACTGTTTGATCCAATCATCATTTACATTCATGATCACCGGGTAATAGACACTATCGTTCCCGGAAAAGGACCATGATCTTACTTCATGGGAACCAATATCTTCATCTTTTGTGATCCACGTATAGGAGAGTGTACTGGATGTTCCGGTCGCGACAGTCATACCGTCGATCGTGATTTTCATACGTTCGGTACTCCCATATACGGTGGCTGCTTGAATTTCTATGGATTGACCAGAATTGAAAATGAAATTATCCACAGGATGCGTGATCCTTGTTATGAGTCCAGGATGACCAGGTTTTATTCCGGTCAATGCGAGATTGTTAAAGCTGAAGTCATTATTACCCGGATTCAGGGTCCCGATGATATACCATCCGTCATAGAAGCCACTCCAGCCCCAGTTGAAATGGAACCTGTCAATCCCAAGTTCTGGGATAAGCTGATAACCGTCACAGACAAAAGCATGTCCCCATCCTATGGAAGGTTGTCCAGTGTATAGAATGGGTAGTTGGCAATCGAGATCGGCCCGGAGCATGTTTTTCCAGTCTTCTATTTCTGCATATTCCGGTTGATAATGCAATTCAATGTCTGGTTGATAATTAAAATAATCCACCAGGGTAGTTTTGTAAATTGGACTATTTGTACCTGAGAGCACGGGACCATAATACATATTAACTGCTACACCTGCGTGGTACATGAGGGTGGCAACAGGAATATTGTCGGAAGTGACGTTATGTGGCATTGAAGTCCAATCGTAGGCAGTGTTACCAAAGTCAGCCGACAGTTCGCCATAATAGGGATGCAGATAGGCATGGGAACCGACACCCTGCGGTGGGAAATTATGGTACTTCATGATCTGTGCCATGGCTGTTGCGACACATCCTGTGACAGCATGTCCATAAACACCCTGAGGATCAGCCGGGCACATCTGGTTGTAATAGCGCCCCTGGTCCCAGGTTGTAGTAAGCAAGGGAGCAACACTTCGTTTGAACACAGGAAAGTTCCCGTTCATGATGGCATCCCACTGCGTGACCGTTTCACGGTTGCTTAATCCTCTTGTTATGATTTGTTCGATCTGTTTGCTATAATCCTCCATCCAACTCTCTACCGCCGGACAGGACATATCGGCCGGGAATGAATTCTCTTCCGAATACCCAAGGATGGGAACGGATGCATCATCGGCGGCTACGATCACAAATCCGCCGGAGGTGAAATTGAAAACGTACATGGTGACCCTGTTGTCGTGGATCACCGGAAATGCCTCCTGAACGGAATCATCCGAAACTGAAGCCACGGCCATGTGTGTGTACCAGGAAACGGCAATTTTCCGGGCCTCTTCCTGCGATACGGGATCGGCTGATGAAATGCGGACCGAGAGAAGGGAAGTAATTAAAACAATGAACATAAATTTTTTCATGACAGCCTCCTTTTTTATGCTTAAGGACTGGTTTTTAGAAACCTGATGTAAAATTAAACAGGGTGAGGTCAAATCATTTTATGCCCTGTTGCAAAGGTTTTATATCATGTCGCATCTTGAAATTCAACTTTATCTGAGACTCGACGGTCTGTGTTTACGTTCATATTTGAATAAAAAAAAGGAAAAATTTGGATTCCAACTCCAAATTTATCATTATCTTTGCCCCATGATTCCACGTATAGCATCGGCAAGATTAATGGAACTGGCAGCCCTTTTTAAAGCTGTTGCCGTGGTAGGACCGCGTCAGTCTGGTAAAACAACGCTGGTGAAGTCTGTTTTTCCCGATAAACCCTATGTCTCCCTTGAAAATCCGGATATCCGGCTCTTCGCTTCTGACGATCCCCGCGGATTCCTGAAGAAATATTCAGAGGGAGCCGTTTTGGATGAAATACAACGTGTTCCGCATATTTTTTCGTATCTTCAGGAAATCCTGGATAATTCAAATGAAAGAGGTAAATATATTCTCACCGGCTCGAATAATTTCCTGATGCAGGAAAACATATCCCAGAGTCTGGCCGGCAGGGTGGCCTATTTGCAATTATTGCCGTTTAGTTTAGAAGAATTATTTTTTGAAAATATATCCACCGAAACGAACAGGATTATTTTCAATGGCTTTTATCCGCCGCCTTTTGATCAGAAGATTCCGGTGACCGATTGGATGCCAAATTATATCCGAACCTATATTGAAAGGGATGTGAGACAAATTAAAAACATCAACGATTTGCTTGTTTTTGAAAAGTTTATGAGGTTGCTTGCCGGAAATGCAGCCCGTGAACTGAACTATTCTTCGTTATCAGTTAACGTTGGTGTTGATATCAAGACCCTCCAGTCATGGGTGGGTATCCTCGAAAGTAGCTTTATCATCTACCTGTTGCGCCCGCATCACAGGAACTTCAATAAAATGATCGTCAAGCGTCCAAAGCTGTTCTTTTACGATACCGGGCTTGTTTGCTCACTTTTAGAGATAACCTCGCCTGAACACCTGGCCAATCACCCCTTACTGGGTCAACTTTTTGAGAACATGGTTGTTAGTGAACTCGTCAAATTCCGGACACACAGAGGAAGGGATGTGAATTATTTTTACTGGCGTGACAAAACGGGTCATGAAGTAGATATCATTGTCGAAAATGCTGACCGGTTGATACCAGTGGAAATAAAAACGAGTGCAACATTTCATCCCGATTTTTTGAAAAACCTTCATTTCTGGATGAAACTAAGCGGTGAGCAGTCTGGAATCCTTCTTTATAACGGCGAGTTGGAACTAACCAGATCGGAAGGTATACACCTTATGAACTGGAAGAATATGAGCTGGCTTTCGGATACTTCATCCTGAAGCAGGATCCATTTTCATCTCGATGCATGAAATACAACCAGGCCACATCCTTCACCGTAAACTACCAAAGCTGGTAATT
This genomic window contains:
- a CDS encoding C10 family peptidase; this encodes MKKFMFIVLITSLLSVRISSADPVSQEEARKIAVSWYTHMAVASVSDDSVQEAFPVIHDNRVTMYVFNFTSGGFVIVAADDASVPILGYSEENSFPADMSCPAVESWMEDYSKQIEQIITRGLSNRETVTQWDAIMNGNFPVFKRSVAPLLTTTWDQGRYYNQMCPADPQGVYGHAVTGCVATAMAQIMKYHNFPPQGVGSHAYLHPYYGELSADFGNTAYDWTSMPHNVTSDNIPVATLMYHAGVAVNMYYGPVLSGTNSPIYKTTLVDYFNYQPDIELHYQPEYAEIEDWKNMLRADLDCQLPILYTGQPSIGWGHAFVCDGYQLIPELGIDRFHFNWGWSGFYDGWYIIGTLNPGNNDFSFNNLALTGIKPGHPGLITRITHPVDNFIFNSGQSIEIQAATVYGSTERMKITIDGMTVATGTSSTLSYTWITKDEDIGSHEVRSWSFSGNDSVYYPVIMNVNDDWIKQSSGFQTPYCINYISAVDSNVAWAIARDWNDVFNVPCQAFTRTINGGETWMAGNIPDCEDLTFTMIQGVSAQKAYASLFSTSVNAPQGIFITLDGGNTWERQHTAAFSNKSTCSSVHFFNENDGWCMGDPVVDGNGTYEMFVTGNGGENWIPVPAASIPPSIFSEMSWFGPFSAINDTLWFGTSCGRIFKSTDKGYTWTVTQVYETVLDFLIPVFRNSSHGLVFNTTGHLKLYETFDGGESWEAVDYTGPLYQTNLAYVPGTVNTWISTGGMSKFRKCGASYSTDGGHTWTAFTGTEGIDFRNMAWVNPRCGWAGGHNSSATEGGIFKFNGNLGTPYGTNDHDISINPFTVYPNPFGNSATIEFELPHSADVEITIFNLLGEQVDAMTTKHYPRGKHQVTWNASYLPDGIYFIQMKAGEAKVTGKVLKMR
- a CDS encoding ATP-binding protein: MIPRIASARLMELAALFKAVAVVGPRQSGKTTLVKSVFPDKPYVSLENPDIRLFASDDPRGFLKKYSEGAVLDEIQRVPHIFSYLQEILDNSNERGKYILTGSNNFLMQENISQSLAGRVAYLQLLPFSLEELFFENISTETNRIIFNGFYPPPFDQKIPVTDWMPNYIRTYIERDVRQIKNINDLLVFEKFMRLLAGNAARELNYSSLSVNVGVDIKTLQSWVGILESSFIIYLLRPHHRNFNKMIVKRPKLFFYDTGLVCSLLEITSPEHLANHPLLGQLFENMVVSELVKFRTHRGRDVNYFYWRDKTGHEVDIIVENADRLIPVEIKTSATFHPDFLKNLHFWMKLSGEQSGILLYNGELELTRSEGIHLMNWKNMSWLSDTSS